In the Orenia marismortui DSM 5156 genome, one interval contains:
- a CDS encoding histidine kinase dimerization/phosphoacceptor domain -containing protein has protein sequence MDQAIFKINNLYCSDFEGHSISNINLDLYSGEVHGLVIENSSASELFIKSIATYLKGDSLSASFGQSSLKKLIGSLEFKSELIDRVVDHKLSEIDFLLKKSPLVSSFSVAENLFGLEYPTKKYFNFINWKKVNNLAKEILEQYNFDLDYKEKVDNLSTEEKKLVAIVKVFLNKPEVIIMNEATDKLSAKSTSKIYGLISSYKKDGGSIIYITQRWEEALRVSDRISIIANGQFKGTLAADEAKKCPKKLFSLLVDYNYREIQSSCSDEREILDAVFKATEFLTSEYELRDVLILLAKEVSKVMNADGCIINLIDESTNALIDNFEFKRKKYLEASLTRKSILNISKEDNIYYSNAREKDFDSLFKKNNKVKTIICIPLLIRSHVSGIIQIFYEDFYLHSEDESKYLSTFARQAALAIEDTRLMGRSALLQESHHRIKNNLQAIVNLVSLQKNFIAENSKKSVDDILDNIILRIKSIAVVHDILSKDKFGRSITNLKTLIKIIVRFVNLDQKVKVKLDLEDIFIAYNKASSIALIVNELVSNCLKHAFTDKSVAKIKIRCKRLEDVVLLVIKDNGVGLDGDFKLENTESLGLSIVHSIISNEFNGRVNFSNLKEGTEVRIKLPIESISLGS, from the coding sequence ATGGATCAAGCTATTTTTAAGATTAACAATTTATATTGTAGTGATTTTGAGGGGCATAGTATTAGTAATATAAATTTAGATCTATATTCAGGTGAGGTTCATGGTCTAGTTATAGAGAATAGTTCAGCAAGTGAGTTGTTTATTAAGTCAATAGCTACTTATCTTAAAGGAGATTCCTTATCAGCTAGTTTTGGACAGTCCTCTTTAAAGAAGCTAATAGGAAGTTTAGAATTTAAATCTGAATTAATAGATAGAGTTGTGGATCATAAATTATCTGAAATAGATTTTCTATTAAAGAAATCTCCTCTTGTAAGCTCTTTTTCTGTAGCAGAAAATCTTTTTGGATTAGAATACCCAACTAAAAAATATTTTAATTTTATTAATTGGAAGAAAGTTAATAATTTAGCTAAAGAGATTTTAGAACAGTATAATTTTGATTTGGATTATAAAGAAAAAGTCGATAACTTATCTACAGAAGAGAAGAAGTTAGTAGCAATTGTTAAGGTGTTTTTAAATAAACCTGAAGTGATTATTATGAATGAAGCTACAGATAAATTAAGTGCTAAATCTACTTCTAAAATCTATGGATTGATAAGTAGTTATAAAAAAGATGGAGGTAGTATTATTTATATCACCCAAAGATGGGAAGAAGCTTTAAGAGTTTCTGATCGAATCTCTATTATCGCTAATGGTCAATTTAAAGGAACTTTAGCTGCGGATGAGGCTAAAAAATGTCCAAAGAAATTATTTAGTTTGCTAGTAGATTATAATTACAGAGAGATTCAATCTAGTTGTAGTGATGAACGAGAAATTTTAGATGCTGTTTTTAAAGCAACTGAATTCTTAACTTCTGAATATGAATTAAGAGATGTATTAATATTATTAGCTAAAGAAGTAAGTAAGGTTATGAATGCTGATGGTTGTATTATTAATTTGATTGATGAAAGCACTAATGCATTAATAGATAACTTTGAGTTTAAGAGAAAAAAATATTTAGAGGCCAGTTTAACCAGAAAGTCAATCTTAAATATTTCAAAAGAAGATAATATTTATTATTCCAATGCTCGAGAAAAGGATTTTGATTCTTTATTTAAAAAAAATAATAAAGTAAAGACAATTATATGTATTCCGTTGTTAATTAGATCACATGTATCAGGAATTATCCAAATTTTTTATGAAGACTTTTATTTGCATTCTGAGGATGAATCTAAATATTTATCAACCTTTGCTCGGCAAGCTGCATTGGCTATTGAGGATACTAGACTGATGGGAAGGTCTGCACTATTACAAGAAAGTCACCATCGAATTAAAAATAACTTGCAAGCAATAGTAAATTTAGTATCTTTACAAAAGAACTTTATTGCTGAAAACTCTAAAAAATCTGTTGATGATATTCTAGATAATATTATTTTAAGAATTAAAAGTATAGCTGTGGTACATGATATTCTATCTAAAGATAAATTTGGTAGAAGTATTACTAATCTTAAAACTTTAATAAAAATTATTGTTAGATTTGTTAACTTGGATCAAAAGGTTAAAGTTAAATTAGATTTAGAAGATATATTTATTGCTTATAATAAGGCATCATCGATTGCTTTAATAGTCAATGAATTAGTAAGCAACTGTTTAAAACATGCTTTTACTGATAAATCAGTTGCAAAGATTAAAATTAGATGTAAGCGTCTTGAGGATGTTGTTCTGTTGGTTATTAAAGATAATGGAGTTGGATTAGATGGAGATTTTAAGTTAGAGAATACGGAGAGTTTAGGGTTATCTATTGTTCATTCTATTATTAGTAATGAATTTAATGGTAGAGTGAATTTTTCTAACTTAAAAGAAGGTACTGAGGTAAGAATAAAGCTGCCAATAGAAAGTATTTCATTAGGTAGTTAA
- the pgeF gene encoding peptidoglycan editing factor PgeF: MIQIFKLREVYGVKYYIIEEFEDSGLVEHGFTTKLGGVSKGDYAELNLGLHVDDKREDILENRRLITEILGSNHKELVAAKQIHSDQIKVIDIKDKGRGALDYKSAIDGTDALITNQPGILLTSYYADCTPILILDPVKKVIGLSHAGWKGTVLKIAQKTVLKMKEVYGTNPQNILVGIGPAIGACCYQVDSKVIDPLKNNFENWEEFVSEEGKEHWRFNMPLANQAQLEEIGVREENIIQSELCTCCNSDLFFSYRNDKAKTGRMASLIKLK; encoded by the coding sequence GTGATTCAAATTTTTAAATTAAGAGAAGTGTATGGTGTCAAATATTACATTATTGAAGAATTTGAAGATAGCGGTTTGGTAGAACATGGGTTTACAACTAAGTTAGGTGGTGTTAGTAAAGGTGATTATGCTGAGTTGAATCTAGGCTTGCATGTTGATGACAAAAGAGAAGATATTTTAGAGAATAGAAGGTTAATCACTGAGATTTTGGGTTCTAACCATAAAGAATTGGTAGCAGCTAAGCAGATACATAGTGATCAGATCAAAGTTATTGATATTAAAGATAAAGGGAGAGGTGCTTTAGATTATAAAAGTGCTATTGATGGTACAGATGCTTTAATTACTAATCAACCTGGAATCTTACTAACATCTTATTATGCAGATTGTACCCCGATTTTAATTTTAGATCCAGTCAAAAAGGTTATTGGATTATCCCATGCTGGTTGGAAAGGTACAGTGCTAAAGATAGCTCAGAAAACGGTGCTAAAGATGAAGGAGGTATATGGAACAAATCCTCAAAATATTCTAGTAGGAATAGGTCCAGCTATTGGTGCTTGTTGTTATCAAGTTGACTCTAAAGTTATTGATCCATTGAAGAATAATTTTGAGAACTGGGAAGAATTTGTTAGTGAAGAAGGAAAAGAACATTGGAGATTTAATATGCCATTAGCCAATCAAGCTCAGTTAGAAGAAATAGGGGTTAGAGAAGAAAATATAATTCAGAGTGAACTATGTACTTGTTGTAACTCAGATTTATTTTTTTCTTATAGAAATGATAAGGCTAAGACAGGTAGGATGGCTAGCTTGATTAAATTAAAGTAA
- a CDS encoding sugar ABC transporter substrate-binding protein produces MFKIKKIMAVVLLVTMVLALSACGGKKVENETVTTTNAHEGIKVGITFMTTDNPFFKAMENSVKKEVEDNLNGTLLVSNGQHDAAKQLADVEDMIVQGIELLLLNPVDYEASESIVAAAKEVGIPVVCVDGDSIGDRDIFIASNNYKAGVINAEYVNERLNGKGKVVVINGNPVSAVRNRYNGFMETIKKYPDIKVVAEQNGDGTKAKSMEVMENILQAHPQIDAVFAINDPSALGVVAAAQSAGRADEFFVMGVDGAPNAVEVIANNETGMGMAATAAQEPAKIGKLGIEYGLMLLDGKEVPDELPVPVKLITHENAADFSW; encoded by the coding sequence GTGTTTAAAATCAAAAAGATTATGGCTGTAGTATTATTAGTAACTATGGTATTGGCTTTGTCAGCATGTGGTGGTAAAAAAGTAGAAAATGAAACTGTAACAACTACTAATGCTCATGAAGGAATTAAAGTTGGAATTACATTTATGACTACTGATAACCCATTTTTTAAAGCTATGGAGAATTCCGTTAAAAAAGAGGTAGAAGACAATTTAAATGGTACTCTTCTTGTTTCAAATGGTCAACATGATGCTGCAAAACAGTTGGCTGATGTTGAAGATATGATAGTCCAAGGTATTGAATTGCTATTATTAAATCCTGTTGATTATGAAGCATCTGAAAGTATTGTTGCTGCTGCTAAGGAAGTTGGAATTCCAGTTGTATGTGTTGATGGTGACTCTATAGGTGATCGTGATATATTTATTGCATCTAATAATTACAAAGCGGGTGTAATTAATGCAGAGTATGTTAATGAACGCTTAAATGGAAAAGGAAAAGTTGTTGTTATCAATGGTAACCCGGTTTCTGCTGTTAGAAATAGATATAATGGATTTATGGAAACTATAAAAAAATATCCAGATATTAAGGTTGTTGCTGAGCAGAATGGTGATGGTACAAAGGCTAAATCAATGGAGGTTATGGAAAATATCTTACAAGCTCACCCACAAATTGATGCTGTATTTGCTATAAATGATCCAAGTGCTTTGGGTGTAGTAGCTGCTGCTCAATCAGCTGGTCGTGCAGATGAGTTCTTTGTGATGGGTGTAGATGGTGCTCCAAATGCAGTTGAAGTAATTGCTAATAATGAAACTGGAATGGGTATGGCTGCAACTGCTGCTCAAGAGCCTGCAAAAATTGGAAAATTAGGTATTGAGTACGGATTGATGTTACTAGATGGTAAGGAAGTTCCTGATGAATTACCTGTACCAGTAAAATTAATCACCCATGAGAATGCTGCTGATTTCAGCTGGTAA
- a CDS encoding GerW family sporulation protein, whose amino-acid sequence MTLQQDDLIFNLEEMIKENQIFGDPYKLDDLTFIPIIDTIVGFGIGSKDMIGAGGGASLNTRAIIIIKDNNEVSFIDLKDNSDSRELKERIPEIIGSLENII is encoded by the coding sequence ATGACTTTACAACAAGATGATCTTATATTTAATTTGGAAGAGATGATTAAAGAAAATCAAATTTTTGGTGATCCATATAAACTAGACGATTTGACTTTTATTCCTATTATAGATACTATAGTAGGGTTTGGAATTGGAAGTAAGGATATGATTGGTGCAGGTGGAGGAGCTTCTTTGAATACAAGAGCAATTATTATTATTAAAGATAATAATGAAGTTTCTTTTATAGATTTAAAAGATAATTCAGACTCGAGAGAACTAAAAGAAAGAATTCCTGAGATTATAGGAAGTCTAGAGAATATTATTTAA
- a CDS encoding HD-GYP domain-containing protein — protein sequence MRNISSKSFKSILTQNILLALLIMSLLLIPFSIYYELNQNLKERINLYDSLSSLYFEYLEREIDNKIKNTKPVYPDDLLNIKGRIKEVGGMDRYSKIKKDTLYIYKSQGDKIALYKINIHKLAKKTGDILNLKAPYGLFSLLYEPVFTSTNQFVDLDFYDRSRVKRDGLDYYFIGMNDNPYVTYPFYLIIDLELNLLSLIKRVLFKIILLLSVTVLISLYLTEGFSRVFSRRISRFSEMAYSIGKRAVKGINHDSKLPCIGIKEIDKIGDTLEGLFQSNYDYATKLKKNNQIIKVTNKSLWKVLGMIENLIADKITKDSFYSLVQEETEGLEENTKELLNNLAEDIVKVNKEKEDYLEQNKKMIYKILLLLGEMSEYRDDVTGAHINRVSKVARILGDAIIDDQEELIMLENAAKLHDLGKIAIPDSILLKPGKLTKEEFAQMKEHCQAGYNIISKIEHPLFEMASSIALTHHEKWDGTGYPLGLEGNDIPYESRIVAICDVFDALKSERPYKKAFTFEQAFNIITQEKGKQFDPQLVDIFIENKENIINIYKGEEEGIA from the coding sequence GTGAGAAATATTTCTAGTAAAAGTTTCAAGTCAATTTTGACCCAAAATATATTGCTGGCATTATTGATTATGTCCTTGCTTCTTATTCCATTTAGTATATATTATGAGTTGAATCAGAACTTAAAAGAAAGGATTAATTTGTATGATTCTTTGTCTTCTTTATATTTTGAATATTTAGAAAGGGAAATAGATAATAAGATTAAAAATACTAAGCCAGTTTACCCTGATGATCTTCTTAATATAAAGGGTCGGATAAAAGAAGTTGGTGGTATGGATAGATATTCAAAAATCAAGAAAGATACTCTTTATATTTATAAAAGTCAGGGGGATAAAATAGCTTTATATAAGATTAACATACATAAATTAGCCAAAAAAACAGGAGATATTCTCAATTTGAAAGCTCCCTACGGATTATTTTCTCTTTTATATGAACCTGTTTTTACTAGTACAAATCAATTTGTTGATTTGGATTTCTATGATAGAAGTAGAGTGAAAAGAGATGGTTTAGACTATTATTTTATTGGAATGAATGATAATCCTTATGTTACTTATCCTTTTTATTTAATTATAGATTTGGAATTGAATTTATTAAGTTTAATAAAGAGAGTTTTATTTAAAATAATTTTATTGTTAAGTGTAACAGTGTTAATTTCACTTTATTTAACTGAGGGTTTTAGTAGAGTTTTTTCTCGAAGAATTAGTCGTTTTTCTGAAATGGCATATAGTATTGGTAAGAGAGCAGTTAAAGGGATTAATCATGATAGTAAACTTCCCTGTATTGGAATTAAAGAGATTGATAAGATTGGTGATACTTTAGAAGGACTGTTTCAGAGTAACTATGATTATGCTACTAAATTAAAGAAGAATAACCAGATAATTAAAGTTACTAATAAATCGTTGTGGAAAGTTTTAGGGATGATTGAGAATTTAATAGCAGATAAAATCACCAAAGATTCCTTTTATTCATTAGTCCAAGAAGAAACGGAAGGTTTAGAAGAGAATACTAAAGAGTTGTTGAATAATTTGGCTGAAGATATAGTTAAAGTTAATAAAGAGAAAGAAGATTATCTAGAACAGAATAAGAAAATGATTTATAAAATATTATTATTGTTAGGGGAAATGTCAGAATATCGTGATGATGTTACAGGTGCTCATATTAATCGGGTCAGTAAAGTAGCTAGAATATTAGGTGATGCTATCATTGATGATCAGGAAGAATTGATTATGCTAGAGAATGCTGCTAAACTACATGATTTAGGAAAGATAGCAATACCAGATAGTATTCTTTTAAAACCTGGAAAATTAACTAAAGAAGAGTTTGCTCAAATGAAAGAGCATTGTCAAGCAGGATATAATATTATATCTAAAATAGAACATCCTCTTTTCGAAATGGCATCTAGTATAGCTCTAACTCATCATGAAAAATGGGATGGTACAGGATATCCTCTAGGTTTAGAGGGGAATGATATTCCTTATGAAAGTAGAATAGTAGCTATTTGTGATGTTTTTGATGCTCTTAAATCTGAACGACCTTATAAAAAGGCTTTTACTTTTGAACAGGCTTTTAATATTATAACTCAAGAAAAAGGTAAACAATTTGATCCGCAGTTAGTTGATATTTTTATCGAGAATAAAGAAAATATAATAAATATCTACAAAGGGGAAGAGGAGGGAATTGCTTGA
- a CDS encoding ANTAR domain-containing response regulator: MDKPLKILIAEDEYLCLMGLKANLKKLGYEIIGEASDGKEAVKLALDLEPDLIIIDINMPSLDGIEAIKRINSIRLIPSIIVSGYHDQELIEKASVESVFGYLVKPVDAKDLNAAIKVAISRYNEIKDLEDELKDTKTSLKNRKYIERAKGILMDRKNLKEAEAMKELQKMSRNNNKKMIVIAKEIIKANQILG, encoded by the coding sequence ATGGATAAGCCATTGAAGATATTAATAGCTGAAGATGAATATTTGTGTTTGATGGGGCTTAAGGCTAATTTAAAAAAATTGGGATATGAAATTATTGGTGAAGCAAGCGATGGTAAAGAAGCAGTAAAGTTAGCATTAGATCTAGAACCAGATTTGATAATTATTGATATTAATATGCCTTCTTTAGATGGAATTGAGGCAATTAAGAGGATAAATAGCATAAGACTTATTCCGAGTATAATAGTTAGTGGCTATCATGATCAAGAGCTAATAGAAAAAGCCAGTGTCGAAAGTGTTTTTGGCTATTTAGTTAAACCTGTTGATGCTAAAGACCTAAATGCAGCTATAAAAGTTGCTATATCTAGATATAATGAAATTAAGGACTTAGAAGATGAATTAAAGGATACAAAAACCTCTTTAAAGAACCGTAAATATATAGAAAGGGCAAAGGGTATTTTGATGGATAGAAAGAATTTAAAAGAAGCAGAAGCGATGAAAGAATTACAGAAAATGAGTAGAAATAATAATAAGAAAATGATAGTTATAGCGAAAGAAATAATTAAAGCAAATCAGATTTTAGGCTAA
- a CDS encoding HAMP domain-containing sensor histidine kinase yields the protein MFNNLFSKIMGSYIIIPILILLLLLVILPNYLKDYFYQAKERELLGKGQAVAKIISENDYSDSNISLNNLEKLLDTSLIIINQEREIINQGMRLQGMMRSSWMRKMHHNQGRGMMNHHGMMRHNRNNPPQVMMNFSDELNKVLAGDATSFRGETPMLNQAIIGVGIPIRTSERMALFLISPLRGLEETVVKVRNLTIRVSFIAILIALILGYFISKGITRPVKEMKDKARLMAAGNFKAKIDKLPNDEIGELGKSFNYLSTKLESNINELTTEKRRMEEMLSSMAEGVLGVSKDQRILLANPRLKEILEIDKEIIGAEFNDCFNDTLLDLVEEVMLEEKELKEEFNFGDKIIVAHAAPITKTDDELWGIIILVRDVTEIRKLDEMRRLFVANVSHELKTPLTAIRGYLEAILDGVVEDIDLQSEYLNRVLSETTRMTRLVKDTLDLSRLQSGQMDFKASEFDLIVLINSVIINLEGRLEDRDVSIEASETLIVKSDRDRIEEVLINLLSNAIKFTASDGRIEIKVKKLEAEVKVKVIDDGIGIPTSELPYIWERFHQVDRARTPDQKGTGLGLSIVKEIVEGLGGKVEVESEAGKGSDFSFIIESK from the coding sequence ATGTTTAATAATCTTTTTTCAAAGATTATGGGAAGTTATATTATAATACCAATTTTAATTTTATTATTATTATTGGTTATTTTACCTAATTATTTAAAAGATTATTTTTATCAGGCAAAAGAGAGAGAGTTATTAGGGAAAGGGCAGGCTGTAGCTAAGATTATTTCTGAGAATGATTATTCTGATAGTAATATTTCTTTAAATAATTTAGAAAAACTATTAGATACTAGTTTAATAATAATCAATCAAGAAAGAGAAATAATTAATCAGGGGATGAGGCTGCAAGGAATGATGAGAAGTTCATGGATGAGAAAGATGCATCATAATCAAGGCAGAGGAATGATGAATCACCATGGCATGATGAGGCATAATAGAAATAATCCTCCTCAAGTAATGATGAATTTTAGTGATGAACTAAATAAAGTTTTGGCAGGGGATGCAACTAGCTTTAGAGGAGAAACCCCAATGTTGAATCAAGCAATTATTGGTGTAGGAATTCCAATAAGAACTTCTGAAAGAATGGCGTTATTTTTAATTTCTCCTTTAAGAGGTTTAGAAGAGACTGTAGTTAAGGTGAGAAATCTAACTATAAGGGTAAGTTTTATTGCTATTTTAATAGCATTGATTTTAGGCTATTTTATTTCTAAGGGAATTACTCGTCCTGTTAAAGAGATGAAGGACAAAGCACGCCTGATGGCAGCTGGAAACTTTAAAGCTAAGATAGACAAGCTTCCCAATGATGAGATAGGAGAATTGGGAAAGAGTTTTAATTATTTATCCACTAAGCTAGAAAGTAATATTAATGAATTGACTACTGAAAAGAGAAGAATGGAAGAAATGCTAAGTAGTATGGCAGAAGGAGTATTAGGTGTTAGTAAAGACCAGAGGATTTTATTAGCCAATCCAAGGTTAAAGGAAATTTTAGAGATTGATAAGGAGATAATAGGAGCGGAATTTAATGACTGCTTTAATGATACTCTACTCGATTTAGTGGAAGAAGTGATGCTAGAGGAAAAAGAGTTAAAGGAAGAATTTAATTTTGGAGATAAGATAATTGTAGCTCATGCTGCTCCAATTACAAAGACTGATGATGAGTTATGGGGGATTATAATTTTAGTTAGAGATGTTACAGAAATTAGAAAATTAGATGAGATGCGTAGGCTATTTGTTGCTAATGTTTCTCATGAATTAAAGACTCCGCTAACAGCTATTCGTGGTTATTTGGAAGCAATTTTAGATGGAGTAGTTGAAGATATAGATCTGCAAAGCGAATATTTAAATCGGGTATTATCAGAAACTACTAGGATGACAAGGTTGGTTAAAGATACTTTAGACCTTTCTCGATTGCAGTCTGGTCAAATGGATTTTAAAGCAAGTGAATTTGATTTAATTGTGTTAATTAATTCGGTTATAATTAATTTAGAAGGCAGATTAGAAGATAGAGATGTTTCTATCGAAGCTAGTGAAACTTTAATTGTGAAAAGTGACCGAGATAGAATTGAAGAGGTTTTGATTAATTTATTAAGTAATGCTATTAAATTTACTGCTTCAGATGGCAGAATAGAAATTAAAGTTAAGAAGCTTGAAGCTGAAGTTAAAGTAAAAGTTATTGATGATGGGATTGGTATTCCTACTTCTGAACTACCTTATATTTGGGAGAGGTTTCATCAAGTTGATCGAGCAAGAACTCCTGACCAAAAAGGGACTGGACTAGGGTTATCAATAGTTAAAGAGATAGTTGAAGGTTTAGGAGGAAAGGTTGAGGTAGAGAGTGAAGCTGGGAAAGGTAGTGATTTCAGTTTTATTATAGAAAGTAAATGA
- a CDS encoding sugar ABC transporter substrate-binding protein: MKLKILILGLVLILVLGYIYMPRKEVNMAVQMTEEEAKGLQKILKEYERFHFVEFNLLNIPFSNHFTRIQEFLESGKKIDIARIDIKTPEWFKKYIVADTVIPQSVDCLLLFYNPNIIKMPPLTLDDFISYTREYTIDESGRSLGEEDFSSDKIVQYGSYISLYSGWWMSVFFGSEDKNFLTEDVDYNSFINVAKRFKRLYKDNSLPKVDNNNFYDQMVKMFIEEKVAMMINGPWVLSSLDKSNQDFKIALLPKGKEGHFSPMGGQQWAMLNDNPVIRDVMKYLSSEEVARKFYKYNGTIMPNDEFLEELTGQGDIVAKQLLNAVKINKSNDYLLYNFFSSKFRNYLEGNLNEDQLFKLWKNKVKTLN; this comes from the coding sequence TTGAAACTAAAGATTTTAATTTTGGGACTTGTTTTAATTTTAGTTTTAGGGTATATATATATGCCAAGAAAAGAAGTGAATATGGCTGTACAAATGACTGAAGAAGAAGCTAAAGGATTACAGAAAATATTAAAAGAATATGAAAGATTTCATTTTGTTGAGTTTAATCTTTTGAATATACCATTTTCTAATCATTTCACAAGAATCCAAGAATTTTTAGAGTCAGGTAAAAAGATTGATATAGCAAGAATTGATATTAAGACTCCTGAATGGTTTAAAAAATATATAGTAGCTGATACTGTAATTCCACAATCAGTTGATTGTTTATTACTTTTTTATAATCCAAATATTATTAAGATGCCACCACTTACTCTTGATGATTTTATTAGTTATACAAGAGAATATACTATAGATGAATCTGGAAGAAGTTTAGGTGAAGAAGATTTTTCATCTGATAAAATAGTGCAATATGGTTCTTATATCTCATTATATTCAGGATGGTGGATGAGTGTCTTTTTTGGAAGTGAAGATAAAAATTTCCTTACAGAGGATGTAGACTATAATTCTTTCATAAATGTAGCTAAGAGATTTAAAAGGCTTTATAAAGATAACTCTTTACCTAAAGTAGATAACAATAACTTTTATGACCAGATGGTAAAGATGTTTATTGAAGAAAAGGTAGCTATGATGATTAATGGACCTTGGGTTTTATCATCTTTAGATAAATCCAATCAAGATTTTAAAATAGCCTTGTTACCTAAGGGAAAAGAAGGTCATTTTTCTCCAATGGGAGGACAGCAATGGGCTATGTTAAATGATAATCCGGTAATTAGAGATGTTATGAAATATTTATCTTCAGAGGAGGTAGCAAGAAAGTTTTATAAATATAATGGTACTATTATGCCTAATGATGAGTTTTTAGAAGAGTTAACTGGACAAGGAGATATAGTGGCAAAACAATTATTGAATGCTGTAAAGATAAATAAAAGTAATGATTATTTATTATATAATTTTTTCTCTTCAAAGTTTAGAAACTATTTAGAAGGCAACTTAAATGAAGATCAGTTATTTAAATTATGGAAGAATAAAGTTAAAACTCTTAATTAG
- a CDS encoding response regulator transcription factor yields the protein MDAKKILIVDDDKNVIEILSLYLKKENFDVVIARDGEEALKKVEKNNPDLIILDIMMPKIDGLEVIKVLRKNNDLPIILLSARSEEFDRILGLELGADDYVTKPFSPREVVARVKVILKRIDKSNQTIKEKELISFPSLVIDPQERSVKVDQKQIELSPKEYELLLLLSKHPNQVFEREQLCDKVWGIDYYGDMRTVDVHINWLRDKLGLNYIKTVWGVGYKFEVTEDV from the coding sequence ATGGATGCTAAGAAGATACTAATTGTTGATGATGACAAAAATGTAATTGAAATTTTAAGCTTATATCTTAAGAAAGAAAACTTTGATGTTGTAATAGCTAGAGATGGTGAAGAAGCTCTTAAAAAGGTTGAAAAAAATAATCCAGATCTAATTATTTTAGATATTATGATGCCTAAAATAGATGGCTTAGAGGTTATAAAAGTTCTTAGAAAGAATAATGATCTTCCTATTATCTTATTATCAGCTAGAAGTGAAGAGTTTGATAGAATTTTAGGGCTAGAATTAGGAGCAGATGATTATGTTACTAAGCCTTTTAGTCCTAGAGAAGTAGTAGCTAGAGTTAAAGTAATATTAAAGAGGATCGATAAGAGTAATCAAACTATTAAAGAAAAAGAATTAATTTCTTTTCCAAGCTTAGTGATAGATCCTCAGGAAAGAAGTGTTAAAGTTGATCAAAAGCAGATAGAATTATCACCTAAAGAATATGAATTATTATTATTATTGTCTAAACACCCTAATCAAGTATTTGAAAGAGAGCAATTATGTGATAAAGTATGGGGAATAGATTATTATGGCGATATGAGAACTGTTGATGTTCATATAAATTGGTTAAGAGATAAACTAGGTTTGAACTATATTAAGACAGTCTGGGGTGTTGGTTATAAATTTGAGGTGACTGAAGATGTTTAA